In Clostridium sporogenes, one genomic interval encodes:
- a CDS encoding arginine repressor, whose translation MKVSRHAKILEIINSKDIDTQEELAEELKKMGMNVTQATVSRDIKELKLIKVLGNTGKYKYATINHTESYMSDKLVNIFAQTVINVENIDKLIIIKTISGSAPAAAEAIDTLGFDGVAGTIAGDNTIFVMARTNEKAQEITIKLRKIITA comes from the coding sequence ATGAAAGTTTCAAGACATGCTAAAATTTTAGAAATAATAAATTCTAAGGATATAGATACTCAAGAGGAACTAGCAGAAGAATTAAAGAAAATGGGAATGAATGTTACACAAGCCACAGTTTCAAGAGATATAAAAGAGCTTAAGCTAATAAAAGTTTTGGGGAATACAGGTAAGTATAAATATGCTACCATAAACCATACAGAAAGCTATATGTCAGATAAACTTGTAAATATCTTTGCTCAAACAGTAATTAATGTAGAGAATATTGATAAGCTTATAATAATAAAAACCATATCAGGCTCTGCTCCAGCAGCAGCGGAGGCTATAGATACATTAGGTTTTGATGGAGTAGCAGGCACTATAGCTGGAGATAATACTATATTTGTTATGGCAAGAACCAATGAGAAAGCTCAAGAGATAACTATTAAATTAAGAAAGATTATTACTGCATAA
- a CDS encoding SpoIIIAH-like family protein codes for MNKKQGVIIVTLLALIICTGVLATKLNSPLYVNGAEEGSTVSFNNTSKNSNKAESKENSKSDFFAETKLTRDQKAAQTLQTLKSLIDDKNVPKEDKDEATAKYTKLAMDSNYESKIESVLKSKGFDDVICSIENDKARVIIKGKDKLTDKETRDIKNVVMSISNIQEVEIETKQ; via the coding sequence ATGAATAAAAAACAAGGAGTTATAATTGTAACCTTATTAGCACTCATAATTTGCACAGGAGTGCTTGCAACAAAATTAAACAGTCCACTTTATGTAAATGGAGCTGAGGAAGGAAGTACTGTTTCCTTTAACAATACTTCTAAAAACTCAAATAAAGCAGAAAGTAAAGAAAATAGTAAATCAGACTTTTTTGCAGAAACAAAACTTACTAGAGATCAAAAGGCAGCTCAGACACTACAAACATTAAAATCTTTAATAGATGATAAAAATGTTCCAAAGGAAGATAAAGATGAAGCTACAGCTAAATATACAAAATTAGCTATGGATTCGAATTATGAATCAAAGATAGAGTCTGTATTAAAAAGTAAAGGATTTGATGATGTTATATGCTCCATAGAAAATGACAAAGCTAGAGTAATAATAAAAGGAAAAGATAAATTAACAGATAAAGAAACAAGAGATATAAAAAATGTGGTTATGAGTATATCAAACATACAGGAAGTAGAAATTGAAACTAAACAATAA
- the xseA gene encoding exodeoxyribonuclease VII large subunit, translated as MHIKTLTVSQLNRYVKNTLDADFILNNASVKGEISNLKIHSSGHIYFSLKDGGSKVNCVMFKSYAYNLKFAPENGMDVVALGNVSVYEKEGSYQLYVKEMKREGIGDLYVAFEKLKEKLKEEGLFSDLHKKEIPKFSKKIGVITSPTGAALKDIINVTKRRNKGIELLIYPALVQGIDASKTLIEGIKTLNKVEDVDIIILARGGGSIEELWAFNNEELAYEVYNSKKPIITGVGHETDFTIVDFVSDRRAPTPSAAAEIAVFDREVLIKEILNYKYNIKNSMENIIKEKRNYLNLYKQRIESNSPTNIIVNEYKNIDNLKELLNMKIKGKLNKEKNNLSRLSSLLEAHNPLNVLKKGYTLVEDEGNNLITEKEALKELNKINITFKDGKAKLNIKYID; from the coding sequence ATGCATATTAAAACTCTTACTGTTTCTCAGTTAAATAGATATGTAAAAAATACCTTAGATGCTGACTTTATATTAAATAATGCTTCCGTAAAGGGAGAAATATCAAATCTTAAAATTCATAGTAGCGGCCATATTTATTTCTCCTTAAAGGATGGAGGAAGTAAAGTAAATTGTGTAATGTTTAAAAGTTATGCATATAACTTGAAATTTGCACCGGAAAATGGTATGGATGTAGTAGCTCTAGGCAATGTATCCGTATATGAAAAGGAAGGTTCCTATCAATTATATGTGAAAGAGATGAAAAGAGAGGGCATAGGAGATCTTTATGTAGCCTTTGAGAAATTAAAAGAAAAACTTAAAGAAGAGGGTCTTTTTAGTGACCTACATAAAAAAGAAATACCTAAATTTTCTAAAAAAATAGGGGTAATAACCTCTCCTACAGGAGCAGCTCTAAAGGACATCATAAATGTAACTAAAAGAAGAAACAAAGGAATAGAACTATTAATATATCCTGCCTTAGTACAAGGGATTGATGCTAGTAAAACTCTTATAGAAGGTATAAAAACATTAAATAAAGTTGAAGATGTAGATATAATAATATTAGCCCGTGGAGGAGGGTCTATAGAAGAATTATGGGCCTTTAATAATGAAGAATTGGCTTATGAAGTGTATAATTCTAAAAAACCTATAATAACTGGAGTAGGTCATGAAACGGATTTTACCATTGTAGACTTTGTAAGTGATAGAAGAGCACCTACGCCCTCTGCAGCTGCAGAAATAGCTGTTTTTGATAGAGAAGTTTTAATAAAAGAGATTTTAAATTATAAGTATAATATAAAAAATTCCATGGAAAATATAATAAAAGAAAAAAGAAATTATTTGAATTTATACAAACAGAGAATAGAATCTAACAGTCCTACTAATATAATAGTAAATGAATATAAAAATATAGATAATTTAAAAGAATTATTAAATATGAAGATAAAAGGTAAATTAAATAAGGAAAAAAATAATCTATCCAGACTATCTTCTTTACTAGAAGCACATAATCCACTAAATGTATTAAAAAAAGGCTATACTCTAGTGGAGGATGAAGGAAATAATTTAATAACAGAAAAAGAAGCTTTAAAGGAATTAAATAAAATAAACATAACCTTTAAAGATGGTAAGGCAAAATTAAATATTAAATATATAGACTAA
- a CDS encoding Asp23/Gls24 family envelope stress response protein: MEENIKNEIDMGIVKISDEVVGVIAGLAATEINGIVGMSSGVVGGITQILKGKKNISKGVKVNVGEESASIDLYVVVEYGVKIPEVAQKVQEDVKRSVETMTGLTVSSVNIHVQNVMIPKMDKELEDIDLE, from the coding sequence ATGGAAGAAAATATTAAAAATGAAATTGACATGGGCATAGTTAAAATATCTGATGAAGTAGTAGGTGTTATAGCAGGACTTGCAGCTACAGAGATAAATGGTATTGTAGGAATGAGTTCAGGAGTAGTTGGAGGAATAACTCAAATACTTAAAGGAAAGAAAAATATTTCTAAGGGTGTAAAAGTAAATGTGGGAGAAGAAAGTGCATCTATAGATTTATATGTAGTTGTGGAATATGGTGTTAAAATTCCTGAAGTAGCTCAAAAAGTTCAAGAAGATGTTAAAAGATCAGTAGAAACTATGACAGGTCTTACTGTATCCTCAGTTAATATTCATGTTCAAAATGTTATGATACCTAAAATGGATAAAGAATTAGAGGATATTGATTTAGAATAA
- the nusB gene encoding transcription antitermination factor NusB — protein sequence MNRRKSREVAMRLLFQTTLNEENLEEALENLKDVRESEESAKEKDYESVDLKDVDIDYVKRIIKGIEENKEEIDEKIKGNLKNWKIERLSKVDLSILRLCTYELKFEEDIPNKVSVNEAIELAKKYSGEKAATFINGVLGKMI from the coding sequence ATGAATAGAAGAAAATCAAGAGAAGTGGCCATGAGATTATTATTTCAAACTACACTAAATGAAGAAAACTTAGAGGAGGCTCTAGAAAACTTAAAGGATGTTAGAGAATCTGAAGAAAGTGCAAAAGAAAAAGATTATGAATCTGTAGATTTAAAAGATGTGGATATAGATTATGTTAAAAGAATAATAAAAGGTATAGAAGAAAACAAAGAAGAAATAGATGAAAAAATAAAAGGAAATTTAAAAAATTGGAAAATAGAAAGATTATCTAAAGTGGATTTATCTATACTTAGATTATGTACATATGAATTAAAATTTGAAGAGGATATACCAAACAAGGTATCCGTAAATGAAGCTATAGAATTAGCTAAAAAATATTCAGGAGAAAAAGCTGCAACCTTTATAAATGGTGTTTTAGGTAAAATGATTTAA
- the spoIIIAG gene encoding stage III sporulation protein AG, which produces MNIKNWLKKLETNPKNNKKNINILIVVLVGVLFLIAGSTFKKDSVMSKNEDPKNKQTQEEKIETENEDYERETQNKLKTTLEKIDGVGKVEVMITFESGEEKVPAVNINNSTNKSIEKDTEGGTRNTTQENEGSSVVITNNGDKTQPLIVKEYKPKITGVCIVAEGAEDNITKLRISKAVVDLFSLAENKVNVYPMKK; this is translated from the coding sequence ATGAATATAAAAAATTGGCTTAAAAAGTTAGAAACTAATCCCAAGAATAATAAGAAGAATATAAACATACTAATAGTAGTATTAGTTGGAGTATTATTTTTAATTGCAGGTAGTACTTTTAAAAAGGACAGTGTTATGAGTAAAAATGAAGACCCTAAAAATAAACAAACTCAGGAAGAAAAAATAGAAACAGAGAATGAGGACTATGAAAGAGAAACTCAAAATAAATTAAAAACTACTTTAGAGAAAATAGATGGTGTAGGAAAAGTAGAAGTGATGATAACCTTTGAAAGTGGAGAAGAAAAGGTACCAGCTGTAAATATAAATAATTCAACTAATAAGAGTATAGAGAAAGATACGGAGGGAGGTACGAGAAATACTACCCAGGAAAATGAAGGAAGCTCCGTTGTTATAACCAATAATGGGGATAAAACACAACCTCTTATTGTAAAAGAATATAAACCTAAGATTACAGGAGTTTGTATAGTGGCAGAGGGGGCAGAGGATAATATAACTAAATTAAGAATATCAAAGGCGGTAGTGGATTTGTTTTCACTAGCAGAAAATAAAGTAAATGTATATCCTATGAAAAAATAG
- a CDS encoding TlyA family RNA methyltransferase produces MADKKERLDLLLIKKGIFQSRERAKASIMAGEIFIDGNRVDKCGEKIKESANIEFRGEKLPYVSRGGLKLEKSIKNFGIDLNEKVCLDIGASTGGFTDCMLQNGAKKVFSIDVGYGQFAWKLRVDPRVVCMERTNVRYVTSEDLGEKANFASIDVSFISLTLVIPVVKDLLDEKGEIMALIKPQFEAGREKVGKKGVVRESSTHKEVVDKIVQFAKKIDLNILNLDFSPIKGPEGNIEYLIYMTKNKGINSDFQEDYIDYIVNKAHNNLNGDKL; encoded by the coding sequence ATGGCAGACAAAAAAGAAAGATTAGACTTGCTTTTGATAAAAAAAGGAATTTTCCAGTCTAGAGAAAGAGCAAAAGCTAGTATAATGGCAGGAGAAATATTTATAGATGGTAATAGAGTAGATAAATGTGGAGAAAAAATAAAAGAAAGTGCTAATATAGAGTTTAGAGGAGAAAAACTACCCTATGTAAGCCGAGGAGGACTAAAATTAGAAAAATCTATAAAAAATTTTGGAATAGATTTGAATGAAAAAGTATGTTTAGACATAGGAGCATCCACAGGAGGGTTTACAGATTGCATGCTTCAAAATGGAGCAAAAAAAGTATTTTCTATAGATGTAGGATATGGGCAATTCGCTTGGAAGCTTAGAGTGGATCCTAGAGTAGTTTGTATGGAAAGAACTAATGTAAGATATGTAACTTCAGAGGATCTAGGAGAAAAGGCTAATTTTGCAAGTATAGATGTATCTTTTATCTCTTTAACTTTAGTAATACCTGTAGTAAAGGATTTGTTAGATGAAAAGGGAGAAATAATGGCTCTTATAAAACCACAATTTGAAGCAGGAAGAGAAAAAGTAGGTAAAAAAGGGGTAGTAAGGGAAAGTAGTACTCATAAAGAAGTAGTGGATAAAATAGTCCAATTTGCAAAAAAAATAGATTTAAATATATTAAATTTAGATTTTTCTCCAATAAAAGGTCCTGAGGGGAATATAGAATACCTTATATATATGACAAAAAATAAAGGTATAAATAGTGATTTTCAAGAGGACTATATAGATTATATAGTAAATAAAGCTCATAATAATTTAAATGGTGATAAATTATGA
- a CDS encoding polyprenyl synthetase family protein — MDKIKKIGEEIELWLKEYLDNKGNYDKKIYEAMAYSLEAGGKRIRPVLFLNTYGLYKEDYKKAMPIAAAIEMIHTYSLIHDDLPAMDNDDLRRGKPTNHKIFGEAIAILAGDALLNEAMNIMFEYSLKNGENALKACYTIAKAAGVDGMIGGQVVDILSEDKSISLDELYYMHKKKTGALIKASILAGAILGSATSTDIELLGEYGDNLGLAFQIKDDILDVEGDTTTLGKKTKSDEDNHKTTFVKVYGIDKCNELCTEMTNKCFDILNKIKKNIDNLKEITMFLLNRNY; from the coding sequence ATGGATAAGATAAAAAAAATAGGGGAAGAAATAGAGTTATGGTTAAAAGAATATTTAGACAATAAAGGTAATTATGACAAAAAAATATATGAAGCTATGGCTTATAGCTTAGAGGCTGGTGGAAAAAGAATAAGACCAGTATTATTTTTAAATACTTATGGTTTGTATAAAGAGGATTATAAAAAGGCTATGCCAATAGCTGCTGCCATAGAAATGATACATACCTATTCTTTAATACATGATGACCTGCCAGCTATGGATAATGATGACTTAAGAAGAGGAAAACCTACCAATCATAAAATTTTTGGAGAAGCTATAGCTATACTTGCAGGAGATGCACTTTTAAATGAAGCCATGAATATAATGTTTGAGTATTCATTAAAAAATGGAGAAAATGCATTAAAAGCATGTTATACCATAGCTAAAGCCGCAGGAGTAGATGGAATGATTGGGGGCCAGGTAGTAGATATATTAAGTGAAGACAAATCTATATCTCTCGATGAGTTATATTATATGCACAAAAAAAAGACTGGTGCTTTAATAAAAGCATCTATATTGGCTGGAGCTATTTTAGGATCTGCTACATCTACAGATATAGAACTTTTAGGAGAATATGGAGATAATTTAGGATTGGCATTTCAAATAAAAGACGATATATTAGATGTGGAAGGTGATACTACTACTTTAGGAAAAAAGACAAAGAGTGATGAAGATAATCATAAAACTACTTTTGTTAAAGTTTATGGTATAGATAAATGTAATGAACTTTGCACTGAAATGACAAATAAATGTTTTGATATATTGAATAAAATAAAGAAAAACATAGATAACTTAAAAGAAATTACTATGTTTTTATTAAATAGAAACTATTAA
- the spoIIIAF gene encoding stage III sporulation protein AF translates to MLQWLKEWITNIAVAVFFITAIEMLLPKNNIKKYGKFVLGLILITVILNPIIKIFNKDYNISQYADKATASFNNAEYKNDFDKYKKKNREETLNNFKANLQNQTKKKLEEKFPENKYEVNVEIAYDEEKDNLQIKSMDVGVKGNKIEKIKKVNKINIGNNENGKEDKKTFEGEGKIKQFISNEFKVSSGVIKVYKL, encoded by the coding sequence TTGCTCCAGTGGTTAAAAGAGTGGATAACTAATATAGCTGTAGCAGTATTTTTTATAACTGCAATAGAGATGCTTTTACCCAAAAATAATATAAAAAAGTACGGAAAATTTGTTCTTGGATTAATATTAATAACTGTAATATTAAATCCAATAATAAAAATATTTAATAAAGATTATAATATATCACAGTATGCAGATAAGGCTACAGCTTCCTTTAATAATGCAGAGTATAAAAATGATTTTGATAAATACAAAAAAAAGAATAGAGAGGAAACTTTAAATAACTTTAAAGCTAATCTTCAAAATCAAACTAAAAAAAAGTTAGAAGAAAAGTTCCCAGAAAATAAATATGAGGTAAATGTAGAAATTGCCTATGATGAAGAAAAGGATAATTTACAAATAAAATCTATGGATGTGGGAGTAAAGGGTAATAAAATAGAAAAGATAAAAAAAGTAAACAAAATAAATATAGGTAACAATGAAAATGGAAAAGAGGATAAAAAGACATTTGAAGGAGAAGGTAAAATAAAACAGTTTATAAGTAATGAATTTAAGGTGTCATCTGGAGTAATAAAAGTATATAAATTATAA
- the dxs gene encoding 1-deoxy-D-xylulose-5-phosphate synthase, with protein MKNILDKYQDFDSIKSMSINELNQFSYEIREFLIDNVSKTGGHLASNLGVVELTLSIFNVFDLNKDKVIWDVGHQAYVHKILTGRKNNFNTLRQYRGLSGFPKRCESPYDVFETGHSSTSISAALGMARARDIKGENNKVIAVIGDGALTGGMAFEALNDLGFNKTDLIIILNDNQMSIAENVGGMSSYLSKVRLDPTYNKLKKEVNSTLNKIPNVGKGMARSLERVKNGIKQMIVPGMFFENLGIKYLGPIDGHDIKELSKVMKMAKDIKGPVLIHTITKKGKGYVYAEKKPDKFHGIGPFDCTSGEIDSKACLTYSGVFGEELTKIGKEDNRVVAITAAMKDGTGLRKFGETFPKRFFDVGIAEQHAVTLAAGIATEGLKPVFAVYSTFLQRAYDQVLHDICIQNLPVVFGIDRAGIVGSDGETHQGIFDLSYLSSLPNMTIIAPKCLEEMGIMLKWALNQNSPVAIRYPRGGDIKSLEMTPIKNMEKSKWEIICEEGNIAIIATGKMVQHAIIAREKLKLYGIKSTIVNANFIKPIDKELIKNFVKKGYKIVTVEDNVIKGGFGSLVLQYISELKANNTVLNLGFKDKFVPHGSTDILYKIEGLDPEGIVKNIIKII; from the coding sequence ATGAAAAACATATTAGATAAATACCAAGATTTTGATAGTATAAAGTCCATGTCTATAAATGAGTTAAATCAATTTTCTTATGAGATAAGAGAATTTTTAATAGATAATGTATCTAAAACAGGAGGTCATTTGGCCTCTAATTTAGGAGTGGTAGAACTTACTTTAAGTATTTTTAATGTATTCGATTTAAATAAAGATAAAGTTATTTGGGATGTAGGACATCAAGCCTACGTACATAAAATATTAACGGGAAGAAAAAATAATTTTAATACATTAAGACAATATAGAGGATTAAGCGGTTTCCCTAAGAGATGTGAGAGCCCTTACGATGTATTTGAAACAGGGCATAGCAGTACATCTATATCTGCCGCCCTTGGAATGGCAAGAGCAAGGGATATAAAAGGAGAGAATAATAAGGTTATAGCTGTAATAGGCGATGGAGCTCTAACTGGTGGAATGGCTTTTGAGGCATTAAATGATTTGGGTTTTAATAAAACAGATTTGATTATTATATTAAATGATAATCAAATGTCCATAGCTGAGAATGTAGGAGGAATGTCTAGTTATTTAAGTAAAGTGAGATTGGATCCTACCTATAATAAATTAAAAAAAGAAGTTAATAGTACTTTAAATAAAATACCTAATGTGGGAAAAGGAATGGCCCGTTCTTTGGAAAGAGTAAAAAATGGTATAAAACAAATGATTGTACCAGGTATGTTTTTTGAAAACCTAGGGATAAAATATTTAGGACCTATAGATGGGCATGATATAAAAGAGTTAAGTAAAGTCATGAAAATGGCAAAGGATATAAAAGGACCAGTTTTAATACATACCATAACTAAAAAAGGTAAGGGTTATGTTTATGCAGAAAAAAAACCGGACAAATTTCATGGTATAGGACCTTTTGATTGTACTAGTGGTGAGATTGATTCCAAAGCCTGTTTAACTTATTCAGGAGTATTTGGAGAGGAATTAACCAAAATAGGAAAAGAAGATAACCGAGTTGTAGCTATAACTGCAGCTATGAAGGATGGCACTGGTCTTAGAAAATTCGGAGAAACTTTTCCAAAAAGATTTTTTGATGTGGGCATAGCAGAACAACATGCAGTAACTTTAGCAGCGGGTATAGCAACAGAAGGATTGAAGCCAGTTTTTGCTGTTTACTCTACATTTCTTCAAAGAGCATATGATCAGGTATTACATGATATATGTATACAAAATCTACCAGTGGTTTTTGGCATAGATAGGGCAGGTATAGTAGGAAGTGATGGGGAAACCCATCAAGGAATTTTTGATTTGTCATATTTATCCTCTCTACCTAATATGACAATAATAGCCCCTAAATGTTTAGAAGAAATGGGAATAATGTTAAAGTGGGCATTAAATCAAAATTCACCAGTAGCTATAAGGTATCCTAGAGGTGGAGATATAAAATCTTTAGAAATGACCCCTATAAAAAATATGGAAAAGAGTAAGTGGGAAATAATTTGTGAAGAAGGAAATATAGCTATAATAGCCACGGGAAAAATGGTGCAACATGCTATAATAGCAAGAGAAAAATTAAAATTATATGGAATAAAATCTACAATTGTAAATGCAAATTTTATAAAACCTATAGATAAGGAATTAATAAAAAACTTTGTAAAAAAAGGATATAAGATAGTAACTGTAGAAGATAATGTAATAAAGGGTGGATTTGGTTCTTTAGTTCTTCAATATATAAGTGAACTAAAAGCTAATAATACTGTTTTAAATTTGGGATTTAAAGATAAATTTGTTCCCCATGGTAGTACAGATATATTATATAAAATAGAAGGATTAGATCCAGAGGGTATTGTTAAAAATATAATAAAGATTATATAA
- a CDS encoding NAD(+)/NADH kinase: MKNIGININTDKNISRDILDKIFQYIHEECSEAKIKVFYDSKGLDNEENIELDVVMVLGGDGTILGTARALAKYDVPIFGINRGHLGFLAEVELEDCKKAIKNLFKGQYKIEDRIMLKCDLNEKEEDFLALNDIVLTKGNLSRIVKYSIYVDDVWYTTFVADGVIVATPTGSTAYSLSAGGPILYPDLDVLEVTPICPHSLGIRPIILNGNSKINIKVLKKYEDPVLTIDGQRYKKVTVDQVTISKSKYKCRLIKFKDKDYFKILRTKISYRSRECEGE, encoded by the coding sequence ATGAAAAATATTGGTATAAATATAAATACGGATAAGAATATAAGTAGAGACATTTTAGACAAAATTTTTCAATATATACATGAGGAATGTAGTGAAGCTAAAATAAAAGTTTTTTATGATTCTAAAGGTTTAGATAATGAAGAAAATATAGAATTAGATGTAGTTATGGTACTAGGTGGCGATGGTACTATTTTAGGCACTGCTAGAGCATTAGCTAAATATGATGTTCCTATATTTGGTATAAATAGAGGGCATTTAGGTTTTTTAGCAGAGGTAGAGTTAGAAGATTGTAAAAAGGCTATAAAAAATCTATTTAAAGGTCAATATAAAATAGAGGATAGAATAATGCTAAAATGTGACTTGAATGAAAAAGAAGAGGATTTTTTAGCATTAAATGATATAGTACTTACAAAAGGAAATTTATCACGAATAGTAAAATATAGCATATATGTAGATGATGTATGGTATACAACCTTTGTAGCAGATGGGGTCATTGTAGCTACGCCTACAGGATCTACAGCTTACTCTTTATCAGCAGGAGGACCAATACTATATCCAGATTTAGATGTATTAGAAGTTACACCAATTTGTCCTCATTCTTTAGGAATTAGACCTATAATATTAAATGGAAATAGTAAAATTAATATAAAGGTTTTAAAGAAATATGAGGATCCTGTACTTACTATTGATGGTCAAAGATATAAAAAAGTAACAGTAGATCAGGTTACCATAAGTAAATCTAAATATAAATGTAGACTTATAAAATTTAAAGACAAGGATTATTTTAAAATATTAAGAACTAAAATATCTTATAGATCTAGAGAATGTGAAGGTGAATAA
- the spoIIIAE gene encoding stage III sporulation protein AE produces MKKRLMTILLTSLFTIILCFNVQAAPSQHNEIKEENQEIEKLYDYISNMKNQYEILKDINAKDYVKNFMEKGESHISVNKAAKAITTYVFKEIAASLKLIALLIMVAIICALLNNLQKAFSNETLSDIAYFACYALIIIILARSFYLGVNIARDTINKMTDFMMALIPILIMLIASIGGIAEAAMLDPIIIGTINISANIFSRFIIPLICMTFVLQFVDNLSEDYKINKLTKLLNQVALWTQGIVMTVFVGVVTIRGITSKAMDQVTVKTAKYAVDNFVPVVGKCLSDAISTVAGYSLLLKNSISSLGLIVIVAMLLVPVIKLLIMAFMYKMAAALIEPISDSRLVNSIGAAGDSLILILSCLICVSVMFFIMIAIMASAGKVFMGT; encoded by the coding sequence ATGAAAAAAAGATTAATGACTATTTTATTAACATCTTTATTTACGATTATATTATGTTTCAATGTACAAGCCGCACCTAGCCAGCATAATGAAATAAAGGAAGAAAATCAGGAAATAGAAAAGCTATATGATTATATATCTAATATGAAAAATCAATATGAGATTTTAAAGGATATAAATGCAAAAGATTATGTAAAAAATTTTATGGAAAAGGGAGAAAGCCACATTTCTGTAAACAAAGCAGCAAAAGCTATAACTACATATGTATTTAAAGAAATAGCGGCATCCTTAAAATTAATTGCTCTTCTAATTATGGTGGCTATAATATGTGCTTTGCTGAATAATTTACAAAAGGCCTTTAGTAATGAAACTTTATCGGATATAGCTTACTTTGCCTGTTATGCATTAATAATAATAATATTAGCTAGAAGTTTTTATTTAGGGGTTAATATAGCTAGAGATACTATAAATAAGATGACAGATTTTATGATGGCCTTAATACCAATTTTAATAATGCTTATAGCTTCTATAGGGGGGATTGCAGAAGCTGCTATGTTAGATCCTATAATAATAGGAACTATAAATATAAGTGCTAATATATTTTCAAGGTTTATAATTCCATTAATATGCATGACCTTTGTTTTGCAATTTGTAGATAATTTATCAGAGGATTATAAGATAAATAAACTAACAAAATTACTAAATCAAGTAGCTCTTTGGACTCAAGGAATTGTAATGACTGTATTTGTGGGGGTAGTTACTATAAGAGGTATAACTTCTAAAGCTATGGATCAGGTCACTGTTAAAACAGCAAAATATGCTGTAGATAATTTTGTTCCGGTGGTAGGTAAATGTTTATCTGATGCCATTTCTACTGTAGCTGGCTATTCATTACTCTTAAAAAATTCTATAAGCAGTTTAGGACTTATTGTAATAGTGGCCATGCTTTTAGTGCCCGTTATAAAGCTTTTAATAATGGCTTTTATGTATAAGATGGCAGCGGCTTTAATAGAGCCTATAAGTGATAGTAGGCTTGTAAACTCTATAGGAGCCGCAGGAGACTCATTAATACTTATATTATCTTGTTTGATATGTGTATCTGTAATGTTTTTTATAATGATAGCCATAATGGCTTCTGCAGGAAAGGTTTTTATGGGCACATAA
- a CDS encoding exodeoxyribonuclease VII small subunit, which produces MGRKKESFENMIEKLETIVDNMDNGEITLEDSMKSYEEGIKLCNKLYKVLKDTEGKIKILEDNKEENFENL; this is translated from the coding sequence ATGGGAAGAAAAAAAGAATCCTTTGAAAATATGATTGAGAAATTAGAAACTATAGTAGACAATATGGATAACGGAGAAATAACTTTAGAAGATTCCATGAAAAGTTATGAAGAAGGAATAAAATTGTGTAATAAGTTATATAAAGTACTAAAGGATACAGAGGGCAAAATAAAGATTTTAGAAGATAACAAAGAGGAAAACTTTGAAAATCTATAA